GCGGGAGCGGAGCAACCGGCACGTCGTGCCATCCAGCGCAGGCGATCCGCTGCTCTGGGCGATGCGGCAGCTGGTGACCCGGCCCTCAGGCGAAACGGCAAGGACGAAGGCGACTGCGCCCTGCTGTTCGTTGCGGATCGCGTCGACCGGATAGTCGTCGTCGGTGAAGTAGGAGGCGAGATTGGCCTGTGCCCGCTGTGCCGGAGGCTCGGCTGCCGAGAAGGGCGGCGGCTCCTCTACGGGCATTCGCTGCGGCGGCTCGATCCGGGGCTCGACCTGTTCCGCTGGCGTGTCTTCCGCCCAATCCTGCTTCCAGCCCCAGAAGATCAGGGCGAGCACAGCGGCGAGCAGGAATATCGGCAGCAACCCGCTCGACC
Above is a window of Sphingomonas glaciei DNA encoding:
- a CDS encoding energy transducer TonB; the protein is MLPIFLLAAVLALIFWGWKQDWAEDTPAEQVEPRIEPPQRMPVEEPPPFSAAEPPAQRAQANLASYFTDDDYPVDAIRNEQQGAVAFVLAVSPEGRVTSCRIAQSSGSPALDGTTCRLLRSRARFQPARNEAGRAVPDEVRGRIKWILPSG